One Pantoea eucalypti genomic region harbors:
- the mrcB gene encoding bifunctional glycosyl transferase/transpeptidase, which translates to MSGNDREPIGRKGKPLPPRSSAGRGRRRDIEQDIDQDDFNDDEEEAPVPRKGKGGKPPRGKRRWLGWLIKLFLVFVVVMVAWGIYLDSEIRSRIDGKVWQLPATVYGRMVSLEPGMAYNKSEMVALLEGTQYREVSRITRPGEFSVKGNTIDLLRRPFDFPDSKEGQIHARMSFTKDELSEIKNLETGRDFGFFRLDPRLITMLQSPNGEQRLFVPRAGFPDLLVDTLIATEDRHFYEHDGISPYSIGRAFLANITAGKAVQGGSTLTQQLVKNLFLTNERSLWRKAREAYMAVIMDARYSKDRILELYLNEVYLGQAGSDQIRGFPLASLYYFGRPVDELSLDQQAMLVGMVKGASLYNPWRNPKLALERRNLVLRLLQQQKVIDQELYDMLSARPLGVQPKGGVITPQPAFMQMVRNELQAKLGDKIKDLSGVKIFTTLDPVSQDAAEKAVIDGIPTLKKQRGLKDLETAMVVVDRFSGEVRAMVGGADPQYAGYNRALQARRSIGSLAKPATYLTALSQPNSYRLNSWIADEPIALKQPNGSVWKPMNDDRRFSGKVMLVDALTNSMNVPTVNLGMTLGLDAVVDTWSKLGVPKDQLHPVPAMLLGAMNLTPVEVAQAFQSIASGGNRASLSAVRSVIAEDGSVLYQSYPQAERVEPAQAAYLTLYTMQQVADHGTARALGARFPNAHLAGKTGTTNDLVDSWFAGIDGKEVAITWVGRDNNQPTKLYGASGAMQLYRRYLDIQAPMPLQLTPPEDVSMMNVDSAGNFVCGTGSSTWRSLPVWALDPNALCQQQQQQVQQQQQLFDQQQQQQQPQQQPAQQPQEQKDSDGVAGWIKDMFGK; encoded by the coding sequence ATGTCTGGGAACGATCGCGAACCAATAGGGCGCAAAGGTAAACCGTTGCCGCCGCGCAGCAGTGCGGGCCGGGGACGACGCAGGGATATCGAACAGGATATCGATCAGGACGATTTTAATGATGACGAGGAGGAAGCGCCGGTGCCACGTAAAGGTAAAGGTGGAAAACCGCCGCGCGGCAAACGCCGTTGGCTGGGATGGTTAATTAAACTGTTCCTGGTGTTTGTGGTGGTCATGGTCGCATGGGGCATCTACCTCGACTCAGAAATTCGCAGCCGTATTGACGGTAAAGTGTGGCAACTGCCCGCGACCGTCTATGGTCGCATGGTCAGCCTGGAACCGGGTATGGCCTACAACAAAAGTGAAATGGTGGCGCTGCTGGAAGGAACCCAGTATCGCGAAGTCTCCCGAATTACCCGCCCTGGCGAGTTTTCGGTGAAGGGCAACACCATCGATCTGCTGCGTCGCCCGTTTGATTTCCCCGACAGTAAAGAGGGACAGATCCACGCGCGCATGAGCTTCACGAAAGATGAGCTGAGCGAGATTAAAAACCTCGAAACCGGCCGTGATTTTGGCTTTTTCCGCCTCGATCCACGCCTGATCACCATGCTGCAGTCGCCGAATGGTGAACAGCGTCTCTTTGTGCCACGCGCCGGTTTCCCGGATCTGCTGGTCGATACGCTGATCGCTACCGAAGATCGCCATTTCTATGAGCACGATGGCATCAGCCCGTACTCCATTGGTCGCGCCTTCCTGGCGAACATCACGGCCGGGAAAGCGGTGCAGGGCGGCAGTACGCTGACCCAGCAGCTGGTGAAGAACCTGTTCCTCACCAACGAGCGTTCACTGTGGCGTAAAGCGCGTGAAGCCTATATGGCGGTGATCATGGATGCGCGCTACAGCAAAGATCGCATTCTGGAACTCTATCTGAACGAGGTCTATCTCGGTCAGGCAGGGAGTGATCAGATCCGCGGCTTCCCGCTGGCGAGCCTTTACTACTTTGGCCGCCCGGTGGATGAGCTCAGTCTGGATCAGCAGGCGATGCTGGTTGGCATGGTGAAAGGTGCGTCGCTCTATAACCCGTGGCGTAACCCGAAACTGGCGCTGGAACGACGCAACCTGGTGCTGCGCCTGTTGCAGCAGCAGAAAGTGATCGACCAGGAGCTGTATGACATGCTGTCGGCGCGTCCGCTGGGCGTGCAGCCGAAAGGGGGCGTGATCACGCCGCAGCCTGCCTTTATGCAGATGGTGCGTAACGAGCTTCAGGCGAAACTGGGCGATAAGATTAAAGATCTCTCCGGCGTGAAAATCTTCACTACGCTGGATCCGGTGTCACAGGATGCAGCCGAAAAAGCCGTTATTGATGGTATTCCGACGCTGAAAAAACAGCGTGGCCTGAAAGATCTGGAAACCGCGATGGTGGTGGTTGACCGCTTTAGCGGTGAAGTCCGCGCCATGGTCGGCGGTGCCGATCCGCAGTACGCCGGTTACAACCGTGCGTTACAGGCGCGCCGCTCTATTGGTTCACTGGCGAAACCCGCCACCTACCTCACCGCGCTGAGCCAGCCAAACAGCTACCGGCTGAACAGCTGGATCGCCGATGAGCCGATTGCGCTGAAGCAGCCAAACGGCAGCGTCTGGAAACCGATGAACGACGATCGTCGCTTCAGCGGAAAAGTGATGCTGGTGGATGCGCTGACCAACTCCATGAACGTGCCGACGGTTAACCTCGGTATGACGCTGGGGCTGGATGCGGTGGTGGATACCTGGAGCAAGCTGGGTGTGCCGAAAGATCAGCTGCATCCGGTTCCGGCGATGCTGCTGGGTGCCATGAACCTGACGCCGGTTGAAGTGGCGCAGGCGTTCCAGTCAATCGCCAGCGGCGGTAACCGCGCATCGCTCTCTGCAGTACGTTCGGTGATTGCGGAAGATGGTAGCGTGCTCTATCAGAGCTATCCGCAGGCAGAACGGGTTGAACCCGCGCAGGCGGCCTATCTGACGCTCTACACCATGCAGCAGGTTGCTGACCACGGTACCGCCCGTGCACTGGGTGCGCGCTTCCCGAATGCGCATCTGGCCGGTAAAACCGGTACCACCAACGACCTGGTCGACAGCTGGTTTGCCGGTATTGATGGCAAAGAAGTCGCGATCACCTGGGTGGGGCGCGATAACAACCAGCCGACCAAACTCTATGGTGCCAGTGGCGCGATGCAGCTTTATCGTCGTTACCTCGACATTCAGGCACCGATGCCGTTGCAGCTGACGCCACCGGAGGATGTGTCGATGATGAATGTCGATTCAGCCGGTAACTTTGTCTGTGGCACGGGCAGCAGCACCTGGCGTTCTCTGCCGGTGTGGGCGCTGGATCCGAATGCGCTGTGTCAGCAACAGCAGCAGCAGGTTCAGCAGCAGCAACAGCTGTTTGATCAACAGCAGCAACAGCAGCAGCCGCAACAACAACCGGCCCAGCAACCGCAGGAGCAGAAAGACAGCGACGGCGTAGCAGGCTGGATCAAAGATATGTTTGGCAAATAA
- the hrpB gene encoding ATP-dependent helicase HrpB — MRAILAQAEAEFAVSDLPVSVVLPDILAALRDASQILLAAPTGAGKSTWLPLQLLQHAALPGRIIMLEPRRLAARNVAQRLAEQLGEQPGTTVGFRMRGESCVGPQTRLEVVTEGMLTRMLQHDPMLEGVSLVILDEFHERSLQADLALALLLDVQQGLRDDLKIMLMSATLDNARLAALLPDAPLIVSEGRSYPVERRYASLNQNVRFEEAVAREVAQLLRDEAGSLLLFLPGVAEIERVKRELESRISDDVDLTPLYGALPLAAQRRAILPAAAGRRKVVLATNIAETSLTIEGIRLVVDSALERSALFDARSGVTRLQTQRISQASMIQRAGRAGRLMPGLCLHLLPQEQASRAAAQSEPEIVNSDLSSLWLDLLQWGCTEPHQLQWLDQPPARNLDAAKQQLTRLGALDSNGLLNTLGRRMAQLGCDPRLAAMLCAAGDEPDAVASAALLVAILEDPPRSGSADLRDALHRPQSPWQRRAQQWQQRLKIRGGRVDEDRFAGLLAAGFGDRLARRRDQSGRYQLANGLGARLDEQDGLTRNEWLIAPALLQGSTTPDARMLLALPVDIETLCQQQPALIERRTEVEWDEEKGTLRAFRREQIGALILKTQPMARPDPAVLHAAMLRWIAEKGLSVLGWTPDAEQLRLRIQCAAQWLPEESWPATDDESLLKSLPQWLLPQMSAVRDLRSLQAVNLTTALLHLLTWSQRQRLDTVLPTHYTVPTGSRLPIRYDADKPPALAVRIQEMFGEATNPAVAEGRIPLVLELLSPAQRPLQITRDLAAFWRGAWPEVRKEMKGRYPKHPWPEDPANALPTRRTKKMSPQG; from the coding sequence ATGCGCGCCATCTTAGCACAGGCAGAAGCGGAGTTTGCTGTGAGCGATTTACCGGTCAGCGTGGTGCTGCCTGACATCCTGGCGGCGCTGCGTGACGCCTCTCAAATCCTGCTGGCCGCGCCCACCGGCGCGGGAAAATCGACCTGGCTGCCCTTGCAGTTACTACAGCATGCAGCCTTGCCGGGACGAATCATTATGCTGGAGCCACGCCGGCTGGCGGCGCGTAATGTCGCGCAGCGGCTGGCGGAGCAGCTCGGTGAGCAGCCGGGAACCACGGTGGGGTTCAGGATGCGTGGCGAAAGCTGCGTCGGGCCACAGACCCGGCTTGAAGTGGTGACCGAAGGCATGCTCACGCGCATGCTTCAGCACGATCCGATGCTGGAGGGCGTGTCGCTGGTGATCCTTGATGAGTTTCACGAGCGCAGCCTGCAGGCCGATCTGGCGCTGGCGCTGCTGCTCGATGTGCAGCAGGGGCTGCGCGACGACCTTAAAATCATGCTGATGTCCGCCACGCTGGATAATGCCCGACTGGCGGCGCTGCTGCCGGATGCGCCATTGATTGTCTCAGAAGGGCGCAGCTATCCGGTTGAGCGTCGTTATGCGTCGCTGAATCAGAACGTGCGTTTTGAAGAGGCGGTCGCGCGTGAAGTCGCCCAGCTGCTGCGCGATGAAGCCGGATCACTTCTGCTGTTTCTGCCGGGCGTGGCGGAAATTGAACGGGTGAAACGCGAACTGGAATCACGCATCAGCGACGACGTGGACCTGACACCGCTCTATGGGGCACTGCCGCTGGCGGCGCAGCGCCGGGCGATACTTCCCGCTGCTGCCGGACGCCGCAAAGTGGTGCTTGCCACCAATATCGCTGAGACCAGCCTGACCATTGAGGGGATCCGGCTGGTGGTCGACAGCGCGCTTGAGCGCAGCGCTCTGTTTGACGCCCGCAGCGGCGTGACGCGGCTGCAGACCCAGCGAATCAGCCAGGCATCCATGATCCAGCGTGCAGGTCGCGCCGGGCGACTGATGCCGGGACTCTGTCTGCATCTGTTACCGCAGGAGCAGGCATCCCGTGCGGCGGCGCAGAGCGAACCGGAAATTGTGAACAGCGATCTCTCGTCGCTGTGGCTGGATCTGCTGCAGTGGGGCTGTACCGAGCCGCACCAGTTACAGTGGCTGGATCAGCCGCCCGCCAGAAATCTGGATGCCGCAAAACAGCAGCTGACTCGCCTGGGTGCGCTGGACAGCAACGGCCTGCTCAACACGCTGGGACGGCGCATGGCGCAGCTGGGCTGCGATCCCCGACTGGCTGCTATGCTCTGTGCCGCAGGCGATGAACCGGATGCGGTTGCCAGCGCCGCGCTGCTGGTGGCGATTCTGGAAGATCCTCCGCGTAGCGGCAGTGCCGATCTGCGGGATGCCCTGCATCGGCCACAGTCTCCATGGCAGCGACGCGCGCAGCAGTGGCAGCAACGACTCAAAATTCGTGGCGGACGGGTCGATGAAGATCGTTTCGCTGGCTTGCTGGCGGCAGGTTTTGGCGATCGGCTGGCGCGGCGACGTGACCAGAGTGGCCGTTATCAACTGGCCAACGGCCTGGGTGCCAGACTGGATGAGCAGGATGGCCTGACACGCAATGAATGGCTGATTGCGCCTGCTCTGTTACAGGGCAGTACCACGCCGGATGCCCGGATGTTGCTGGCGCTACCGGTCGACATTGAGACGTTGTGCCAGCAGCAGCCCGCATTGATTGAGCGCCGTACTGAAGTGGAGTGGGACGAAGAGAAAGGCACACTTCGCGCGTTCAGACGCGAGCAGATTGGCGCGCTGATACTGAAGACCCAGCCGATGGCGCGCCCGGACCCGGCGGTGCTGCACGCAGCCATGTTGCGCTGGATTGCCGAAAAAGGTCTGTCGGTGCTGGGCTGGACGCCGGATGCCGAACAGCTGCGCCTGCGCATCCAGTGTGCGGCGCAGTGGTTGCCGGAAGAGAGCTGGCCCGCCACAGACGATGAGAGCCTGCTTAAGAGCCTGCCACAGTGGCTATTGCCGCAGATGTCAGCAGTGCGCGATCTCCGCAGCCTGCAGGCGGTGAACCTGACGACGGCACTCTTACATTTACTCACATGGTCGCAACGTCAGCGGCTGGATACTGTGCTGCCAACTCATTACACTGTGCCGACCGGAAGCCGGCTGCCGATCCGCTATGATGCGGACAAGCCGCCCGCGCTGGCGGTCAGGATTCAGGAGATGTTTGGTGAGGCGACGAATCCTGCCGTGGCGGAAGGACGTATTCCGCTGGTGCTGGAGCTGTTATCGCCCGCCCAGCGCCCATTGCAGATCACCCGCGATTTGGCGGCGTTCTGGCGCGGTGCCTGGCCTGAAGTCAGGAAAGAGATGAAGGGGCGTTATCCTAAACATCCCTGGCCAGAGGATCCGGCCAATGCCTTGCCAACAAGGCGAACCAAAAAAATGTCCCCGCAGGGTTGA
- the thpR gene encoding RNA 2',3'-cyclic phosphodiesterase, which translates to MATQRLFFAISLPDEMQQQLVHWRADNFPAEAGQPVVAANLHLTLAFLGEVAPQTSQQLQTLASRIIQPGFDLDLDDAGHWPRPGVVWLGCQRAPRGLLQLASLLRAQAARHGCYQSPQPFHPHITLLRHATQPVALPPRGFHWRFRVSTFSLFASEYSRGRTRYRALASWPLTSQDPHALLSRS; encoded by the coding sequence ATGGCGACACAACGCTTATTTTTTGCCATCAGCCTGCCTGACGAGATGCAGCAGCAGCTGGTGCACTGGCGGGCAGACAACTTTCCTGCCGAGGCGGGCCAGCCAGTGGTCGCAGCGAATCTGCATCTGACGCTGGCATTTCTGGGTGAGGTCGCGCCGCAAACCTCCCAGCAACTGCAAACGCTGGCTTCCCGCATTATCCAGCCCGGTTTTGATCTCGACCTGGATGATGCCGGACACTGGCCACGTCCGGGCGTGGTCTGGCTGGGTTGCCAGCGCGCACCACGGGGTCTGCTGCAGCTCGCCAGCCTGCTCCGTGCGCAGGCCGCCCGACATGGCTGTTACCAGAGTCCGCAGCCGTTTCATCCACATATCACGCTGTTACGCCATGCCACTCAGCCGGTTGCGTTACCGCCACGCGGCTTTCACTGGCGTTTTCGCGTCTCCACGTTTTCCCTGTTTGCCTCTGAATATTCCCGGGGCCGCACCCGCTATCGCGCTCTGGCCAGCTGGCCATTAACGTCTCAGGATCCGCATGCACTTCTCTCCCGCTCTTAA
- the sfsA gene encoding DNA/RNA nuclease SfsA gives MHFSPALKPARLIARYKRFLADVMTPDGEVLTIHCANTGAMTGCATPGDRVWYSTSDSLTRKYPHSWELTETQQGHWICVNTLRANQLVAEALDQNRLPALAGYSQRQAEVKYGSEKSRIDFLLKADARRNCYIEVKSVTLLHEGKGYFPDAVTIRGQKHLRELATVAAEGHRAVLLFAVLHSGIEDVSPARHIDAVYAEQLAQAQQEGVEILAYQADLSAEGMFLKSPINVTL, from the coding sequence ATGCACTTCTCTCCCGCTCTTAAACCCGCCCGCCTGATTGCCCGTTACAAACGTTTCCTTGCCGATGTTATGACGCCGGACGGTGAGGTTCTGACGATCCACTGTGCCAACACCGGCGCCATGACGGGCTGTGCTACGCCGGGCGATCGGGTCTGGTATTCAACGTCCGACAGCCTGACCCGCAAATACCCTCACAGCTGGGAGCTGACCGAAACGCAGCAGGGCCACTGGATTTGTGTCAATACTCTGCGCGCTAACCAGCTGGTGGCTGAAGCGCTGGATCAAAACAGGCTGCCCGCGCTGGCGGGGTATTCCCAGCGTCAGGCGGAAGTAAAATATGGCAGTGAAAAAAGCAGAATTGATTTCCTGCTCAAGGCAGATGCCCGGCGCAACTGCTATATTGAGGTGAAATCCGTAACCCTTCTCCATGAAGGAAAAGGTTATTTTCCGGATGCGGTGACGATTCGAGGACAGAAGCACCTGCGTGAACTGGCGACAGTTGCAGCAGAGGGTCATCGGGCCGTTTTGTTGTTTGCCGTTTTGCACTCGGGGATTGAGGACGTTTCCCCGGCACGCCACATTGATGCGGTGTATGCAGAACAACTGGCTCAGGCGCAACAGGAAGGCGTAGAGATTTTAGCGTATCAGGCAGACTTATCGGCGGAGGGAATGTTTCTTAAATCGCCGATCAACGTAACCTTGTAA
- the dksA gene encoding RNA polymerase-binding protein DksA has translation MQEGQNRKTSSLSILAIAGVEPYQVKPGEEYMNDAQLTHFRKILEAWRNQLRDEVDRTVSHMQDEAANFPDPVDRAAQEEEFSLELRNRDRERKLIKKIEKTLKKVEDDDFGYCDSCGVEIGIRRLEARPTADLCIDCKTLAEIREKQMAG, from the coding sequence ATGCAAGAAGGTCAAAACCGTAAAACATCGTCCCTGAGTATTCTCGCTATCGCTGGTGTTGAACCTTATCAGGTGAAGCCAGGCGAAGAGTATATGAACGACGCGCAGCTGACCCATTTTCGCAAGATTCTGGAAGCCTGGCGTAATCAATTGCGGGACGAAGTCGATCGTACTGTATCGCATATGCAGGATGAAGCCGCTAACTTCCCGGACCCGGTTGACCGTGCCGCGCAGGAAGAGGAATTCAGTCTGGAGCTGCGTAACCGCGATCGCGAACGTAAACTGATCAAAAAGATCGAGAAGACGCTGAAGAAAGTCGAAGATGACGACTTCGGTTATTGCGATTCCTGTGGCGTTGAGATTGGTATTCGCCGTCTCGAAGCGCGTCCTACTGCCGATCTCTGCATCGACTGTAAGACGTTAGCAGAAATTCGTGAGAAACAAATGGCCGGCTAA